The following nucleotide sequence is from Paenibacillus andongensis.
TCTAACCCACTTAATCGATAAATGGGACGTCATCAACCTCCAGGGTCAGCCTACAGGCGGCACTTACACGGGCGTGTTCTCCTTTATCGAGAACCAGATTGCCGAAGTGCTGCTCTACCGCCCAGGCGGGAATTACCCTCCGACGGATGCCGCTGAATTTGAACTGGCCGTGGAGCAGCTTCCGAGCCCGATCATTTCGGAAATCGTACGCGATCTGGAACCCATCACCTCTCCTCGAGGCTTCCGCGTTCCCGAATTGTACTGTCATCGCTACGAACAGATGTCTCGCTGGCCTGCAGGATTACTGGTCTTGGGAGATGCTTACTGCATCTATGATCCGATCTTCGGCCAAGGCATGACTTTGGCCGCGATCGCTGCCGAAATTCTGGAAACCAGTCTACGAGAACGACACGGCGATTTCCGGCCCGATTGGGAGCACAGTGTACTTCGCCGAATCAAAGAAGCCATCGAGCCGGCCTTCTGGTTAAACTGCACGGCCGATCTACGGTGGGAAGGTGTCGAATACGAAGGAACGGATTCACACACGGGGAATGCGTTCAGCCGGGAATATATGGAGCTGTATCTCAAACACGCTATAAGCAAGCCCGATTGGCAACTATACGGGCTCTATTGGGCCGTGAATACGTTGTCCATATCACCTAGCCACATTTTCAATCCGCAGACAGCCGTCCAAGTTCTATCCGCTTCAGATGAAGGCAAGCAACTGCTCGCCGGGCTTAAGGCGAAAGACGGACGGCCCGTCGAGGCAGTTTTGGAAGATCTGCTGCCACGATTCTCGGAAACGCCGTTCGAGCCGACAAAGCTATAGCGATTTTAAGGATCGGATTTGGTATACTGATAGATATCTATATCGTCCGACAAAGGAGCACTC
It contains:
- a CDS encoding NAD(P)/FAD-dependent oxidoreductase; protein product: MTTNPNKNKAIVIGGGMAGLLTARVLSDHYEEVLIIEKDDFPSGPDLRPGTPQAFHPHRFTARGKSITERLFPGYEHDLVAQGSPSSLNKAVYFMNQHGSLEMKYARNDIKFSRAVLEWVIRQRVKAIPNVQFLPRHDVIRLLTAPGRSVVTGVQARDRDQSQEKTLTADLVIDTSGRSSKLSGWLTALGYEVPKPDLLKVSLGYSTRRYKVPSHLTHLIDKWDVINLQGQPTGGTYTGVFSFIENQIAEVLLYRPGGNYPPTDAAEFELAVEQLPSPIISEIVRDLEPITSPRGFRVPELYCHRYEQMSRWPAGLLVLGDAYCIYDPIFGQGMTLAAIAAEILETSLRERHGDFRPDWEHSVLRRIKEAIEPAFWLNCTADLRWEGVEYEGTDSHTGNAFSREYMELYLKHAISKPDWQLYGLYWAVNTLSISPSHIFNPQTAVQVLSASDEGKQLLAGLKAKDGRPVEAVLEDLLPRFSETPFEPTKL